In Paenibacillus sp. BIC5C1, a genomic segment contains:
- a CDS encoding ABC transporter substrate-binding protein codes for MWVLMLVTVLLLSACSSGGGGNTASEGEKTSNEITIWAWDKAFNVAALETAKEAYQKQNPDLKINIIEYAQADIIQKLNTGLNSGTSSGLPNIVLIEDYRAQSFLNAYPDAFKDMSSTIKASDFAEYKLGPTAFDGKQFGVPFDSGVTGLYYRTDLLEQAGYKAADLQDITWDDYIKIGKDVKAKTGKDLITLDPNDLGLIRMMIQSAGSWYSKEDGKTPDLAGNAALKEAFVTYKAMMDANVVKLNSDWSQFVAAFNNGDVATIPTGNWITPSVRQEASQSGKWAVAPLPKMAGQSNSVHASNLGGSSWYVMNNVAGADQAADFMGKTFGSDKQLYQDLLNNIGAIGTYKPAAEGEAFDKADEFFGGQKVFADFAKWTQEIPSVNYGINTYAIEDILVVEMQNFLNGKAIDDVLADAQKQAEAQLN; via the coding sequence ATGTGGGTGTTGATGCTCGTTACTGTCCTGCTGTTGTCTGCATGTTCTTCCGGTGGTGGAGGGAACACGGCAAGTGAGGGTGAAAAAACCTCTAATGAAATTACGATCTGGGCTTGGGATAAAGCTTTTAACGTCGCTGCATTAGAAACAGCAAAAGAAGCTTATCAAAAACAAAATCCTGATCTGAAAATCAACATCATTGAATATGCACAAGCGGATATTATCCAAAAGCTGAATACAGGTTTGAACTCGGGAACAAGCAGCGGCCTACCGAACATCGTTCTGATTGAAGATTACCGTGCGCAAAGTTTCCTGAACGCTTACCCTGATGCGTTTAAAGATATGTCTTCTACAATTAAAGCTTCCGATTTCGCAGAGTACAAACTGGGACCAACCGCTTTTGACGGCAAACAGTTTGGTGTTCCGTTTGACTCTGGTGTAACAGGTCTCTACTACAGAACAGATTTGCTGGAGCAAGCAGGCTACAAAGCAGCTGACCTTCAGGACATCACATGGGATGATTACATCAAAATCGGTAAAGATGTAAAAGCCAAAACGGGCAAAGATTTGATTACACTTGATCCTAATGACTTGGGTCTGATCCGTATGATGATTCAATCCGCAGGTTCATGGTATTCCAAAGAAGATGGCAAAACACCTGATCTGGCTGGCAATGCAGCACTGAAAGAAGCATTTGTAACCTACAAAGCAATGATGGACGCAAATGTCGTTAAGCTGAACTCCGACTGGAGCCAATTCGTGGCAGCATTCAACAATGGTGATGTAGCTACCATTCCTACAGGAAACTGGATTACACCATCTGTTCGTCAAGAAGCTTCCCAATCCGGCAAATGGGCGGTAGCACCGCTTCCTAAAATGGCTGGACAATCAAATTCCGTACATGCATCCAACTTGGGTGGTAGCTCTTGGTACGTCATGAACAATGTTGCTGGTGCAGACCAAGCTGCTGATTTCATGGGTAAAACATTCGGCTCAGACAAACAATTGTATCAAGATTTGCTGAACAACATTGGTGCGATTGGCACGTACAAACCGGCAGCAGAAGGCGAAGCGTTTGACAAAGCCGATGAGTTCTTCGGTGGACAAAAAGTGTTTGCTGATTTTGCAAAATGGACACAAGAAATTCCTAGCGTTAACTACGGTATCAACACATATGCCATCGAGGACATTCTGGTTGTTGAAATGCAAAACTTCCTGAACGGCAAAGCGATTGATGACGTTCTGGCTGATGCACAGAAACAAGCTGAAGCACAATTAAACTAA
- a CDS encoding cache domain-containing sensor histidine kinase, with protein sequence MKKWMNAFSRLGLFPKLFLVMFVSIILVSVLILWTSIHMSTKLFTETFSITNSKVLSQIKTNFESFNDAIAAVSNNVSQSGAIRGYLSEGEGDSLTMAKSYYNMRETMDRIQSITESYEVGITISGINGRTYSTDRSHLRLSADELKEQPITLEAAASPNRIIFDDYQTNDDTAQQMISATKALTDRAQNRLYGTLYVTMRENAFRQFYSSFTSRGNDVVILNDAGEIVSSNREEWIGTTQLELLTYAREMNNESVKGVNARVMDQDSVVLSEYLPFYRFYIVNVVDKDLAMGQLVDMKTIALICAAIVAAALILVFLITNQITKSLRRLVKQMSNITKSDLDNYIPVSGSYESRQLGHAYNYMLDELHDYVDQLVLTQREQRNAELAALQSQINPHFLYNTLASVKVLVQQGNKDRAAETINALISLLQNTISNVSETITVEQEVENLKNYVFINHVRYGGRIKAAFYVAPDCTHYHVPKLVIQPFIENAFFHGFISKETGTIHVMVSRAGESLICEIMDNGDGIEGFSMGESLPNPKNNRQLFSGIGIRNVHDRIELLYGAPYGVTIMSKPGEGTRVTVTLPLITS encoded by the coding sequence TTCGTTAGTATCATTCTTGTCTCCGTGCTCATTCTATGGACATCAATTCATATGTCGACCAAGCTGTTTACCGAGACGTTCAGTATTACGAACTCCAAGGTACTTAGCCAGATCAAAACGAACTTTGAATCTTTTAACGATGCGATTGCTGCTGTGTCCAACAATGTTAGCCAAAGCGGGGCAATCCGGGGTTATCTGTCTGAGGGGGAGGGGGACTCCCTCACGATGGCAAAATCCTACTACAACATGAGGGAAACGATGGACCGGATTCAATCGATTACAGAGTCCTATGAAGTCGGTATTACGATTAGCGGTATAAATGGGCGTACGTATTCCACAGATCGGTCGCATCTTCGTTTATCAGCGGATGAATTGAAAGAGCAGCCGATTACGCTGGAAGCAGCGGCCAGTCCAAATCGAATCATATTTGACGACTATCAGACGAATGATGACACTGCCCAGCAGATGATCTCAGCGACCAAGGCATTGACCGATCGTGCCCAAAACCGACTCTACGGTACGTTGTATGTCACTATGAGAGAAAACGCGTTTCGTCAGTTCTACAGCAGCTTCACAAGCAGAGGCAACGATGTGGTTATTCTGAATGATGCTGGTGAGATTGTATCGTCCAATCGTGAAGAATGGATTGGTACCACTCAACTCGAATTGCTGACCTATGCCAGAGAAATGAATAACGAAAGTGTAAAAGGTGTAAATGCACGGGTCATGGATCAGGATAGCGTGGTGCTGTCCGAGTATTTGCCATTTTATCGATTTTATATCGTAAACGTCGTCGATAAGGATCTCGCGATGGGACAGCTGGTTGACATGAAGACGATTGCTCTGATCTGTGCAGCCATTGTAGCAGCAGCGCTCATACTCGTGTTTCTTATTACGAATCAGATCACCAAGTCGCTGCGCAGACTTGTGAAGCAAATGTCCAATATAACCAAAAGTGATCTGGACAACTATATACCAGTCAGTGGAAGTTATGAGAGTCGACAGTTAGGTCATGCCTATAACTACATGTTGGACGAACTTCATGACTATGTGGACCAGTTGGTGCTTACACAGCGGGAACAACGAAATGCCGAGCTAGCGGCGCTGCAGAGCCAGATTAATCCTCATTTCCTTTACAATACACTGGCTTCTGTCAAAGTCCTGGTTCAGCAAGGCAACAAGGATAGGGCTGCCGAAACCATTAATGCGTTGATCTCCTTATTGCAGAATACAATTAGTAATGTGAGTGAGACGATCACGGTGGAGCAGGAAGTCGAAAACCTGAAAAACTATGTATTCATTAATCATGTCCGTTACGGAGGACGCATCAAAGCAGCCTTCTACGTAGCTCCCGATTGTACGCATTATCATGTGCCCAAACTGGTAATTCAGCCTTTTATCGAGAATGCCTTTTTCCATGGGTTTATTTCCAAAGAAACAGGCACCATTCATGTAATGGTCTCCAGAGCCGGAGAGTCATTGATATGCGAGATTATGGATAACGGGGACGGAATCGAAGGATTCTCCATGGGGGAATCGCTTCCCAATCCGAAGAATAATCGGCAATTGTTTAGTGGTATAGGTATCCGGAATGTACATGATCGCATAGAGCTATTGTACGGGGCACCTTATGGTGTAACCATAATGAGCAAACCGGGAGAGGGTACAAGGGTTACTGTTACACTCCCCTTGATTACGAGCTAA
- a CDS encoding glycoside hydrolase family 2 TIM barrel-domain containing protein, whose translation MKATHADINWLGDVSIFEVNRLNAYSDHRYYRTMEEAKASGAMAMRYNLNGTWKFNYAIRPDSRPETFYKQDFSSDGWDDIEVPGHIQLQGYGQIQYVNTQYPWDGLNDLRPPALPQDQNPVGSYMRTFHLPTGWQNSPVYISFQGVESAFYVWLNGQFVGYGEDSFTPSDFDLTPFLQDGENKLAVEVYQRSTGSWLEDQDFWRFSGIFRDVYLYTVPAAHIRDVRVVTDLDKSYSNGTLNVDLKLEGKAAVGAKVEAELRDAEGNTVKTFGGIEVTNGLASLREEVGQVNLWSAEIPYLYRLFIQVYDAAGELLEVVPQAVGFRTFEMIDKVMHINGKRIVFKGVNRHEFNPRRGRAVTKEDMLWDVQTIKQNNMNAVRTSHYPNQSLWYELCDEYGLYVIDEMNLETHGSWQKLGAVEPSWVIPGDRPEWHDIVMDRAVSMVERDKNHPSILIWSCGNESHGGEVIYKVSQYFKTTDPTRLVHYEGVFHDRRFNDTSDMESRMYAKPADIEEFLNANPEKPYISCEYMHAMGNSIGGMHKYTELEDKYPMYQGGFIWDYIDQAIFKKDRYGKEFLAYGGDFGDRPSDYSFCGDGIVHADRKVSAKMQEVKFLYQNIKLFPNREGVKIVNDNLFADTSELELVYSLDREGHEVLRGTLEVNVGPQSETVVKLPLDVESLAGGEYAVNTAFVLKAATLWAEKGEEVAFGQFVFVQDKSETVASDLNLINEIQVVEGDVNIGVRAGQTHVLFSKAFGTLVSLKLSGQETVAQPPMPLFWRATTDNDKGTAMGFELGAWYAASLLPRCVNWKAEQNPDQYRIEFTYKLNISADVQVKVAYTVRADGSVHVHNTYKGTAGLPDLPIHALSFKTSPEFENVEWLAMGPEENYVDRAFGARLGIHDSKVADTVAPYLVPQESGNRTGVRWAKLTDNAGRGFKIESAAAPVELNVSPYTAFELENAQHAYELPPVHYTVVTIAGKQMGVGGDDSWGAPVHPEYRIASDGELQFEFVIRALQ comes from the coding sequence ATGAAAGCAACACATGCAGATATTAACTGGCTGGGCGATGTAAGCATTTTTGAAGTAAACCGCCTTAACGCTTACTCAGATCATCGCTATTACCGTACTATGGAAGAAGCGAAAGCATCCGGTGCGATGGCTATGCGCTACAATCTTAACGGAACATGGAAATTTAATTATGCCATCCGTCCGGATAGCCGTCCTGAAACTTTTTACAAGCAGGACTTTTCCAGTGATGGCTGGGATGATATTGAAGTGCCGGGCCATATCCAGCTCCAAGGGTACGGTCAGATCCAATACGTAAATACGCAATATCCTTGGGATGGCTTAAACGATCTGCGTCCACCTGCATTGCCTCAGGACCAAAACCCGGTAGGTAGTTATATGCGCACATTCCATTTACCAACAGGCTGGCAGAACAGTCCGGTATATATTTCGTTTCAGGGTGTAGAATCTGCATTCTATGTGTGGCTTAACGGACAGTTTGTTGGATATGGGGAAGACAGCTTTACACCATCCGACTTTGATCTGACACCATTCCTACAGGACGGAGAGAATAAACTGGCTGTGGAAGTGTATCAACGCAGCACAGGCAGTTGGTTGGAAGATCAGGATTTCTGGCGGTTCTCCGGCATTTTCAGAGATGTGTATTTGTATACTGTGCCGGCAGCACATATTCGCGATGTGCGGGTTGTGACGGATCTGGACAAGTCTTATAGCAATGGTACGTTGAACGTGGATCTAAAACTTGAAGGAAAAGCCGCTGTCGGAGCCAAAGTGGAAGCTGAACTGCGGGATGCAGAAGGCAACACGGTGAAAACATTTGGTGGTATCGAAGTTACTAATGGTCTGGCGAGTCTTCGTGAGGAGGTTGGCCAAGTAAACCTGTGGAGTGCGGAGATTCCTTACCTATATCGTCTGTTCATTCAAGTATATGATGCAGCAGGTGAACTGTTGGAAGTTGTACCTCAGGCCGTTGGCTTCCGTACATTTGAAATGATCGATAAAGTAATGCACATCAACGGTAAACGTATTGTTTTCAAAGGGGTAAACCGTCACGAATTCAATCCGCGCCGCGGACGTGCTGTAACCAAGGAAGACATGCTGTGGGATGTTCAGACGATCAAACAAAACAATATGAACGCTGTTCGTACATCTCACTATCCAAACCAAAGCCTATGGTATGAACTGTGTGATGAATATGGATTGTATGTGATTGATGAAATGAACCTGGAGACGCACGGATCATGGCAAAAACTGGGTGCAGTTGAGCCCTCATGGGTTATTCCTGGCGACCGTCCAGAGTGGCATGATATCGTTATGGATCGTGCGGTGTCGATGGTGGAGCGAGATAAAAACCATCCATCCATTCTGATCTGGTCTTGTGGTAACGAGTCTCATGGTGGTGAAGTGATCTATAAAGTGTCTCAGTATTTTAAAACAACAGATCCGACTCGTCTCGTCCACTATGAAGGGGTTTTCCACGATCGTCGCTTCAACGATACGAGTGATATGGAATCACGGATGTATGCCAAACCGGCGGACATTGAGGAATTTTTGAACGCGAATCCGGAAAAGCCATACATTAGCTGTGAGTACATGCATGCCATGGGTAACTCCATTGGCGGTATGCATAAGTATACGGAACTGGAAGATAAATATCCGATGTATCAAGGCGGATTCATTTGGGATTACATTGATCAAGCCATTTTCAAAAAAGATCGTTACGGTAAAGAGTTCCTTGCTTATGGTGGAGATTTCGGTGATCGTCCTTCGGACTATTCGTTCTGTGGAGACGGCATTGTGCATGCAGACCGCAAAGTGTCTGCCAAGATGCAGGAAGTCAAATTCCTGTATCAAAACATCAAGCTGTTCCCGAATCGGGAAGGTGTGAAAATCGTTAACGATAATTTATTTGCTGACACATCTGAATTGGAACTGGTATACAGTCTGGATCGTGAAGGTCACGAAGTGCTGCGTGGAACGCTGGAGGTAAACGTGGGCCCACAAAGCGAGACCGTTGTGAAACTTCCACTTGATGTGGAATCTCTTGCTGGTGGGGAATATGCAGTAAATACCGCGTTTGTATTAAAAGCAGCAACATTGTGGGCAGAAAAAGGCGAAGAAGTTGCCTTTGGACAGTTTGTATTTGTTCAGGACAAGTCGGAAACTGTTGCGTCGGATCTAAACCTGATAAATGAAATTCAGGTCGTTGAAGGGGACGTTAATATCGGGGTAAGGGCAGGCCAGACCCATGTCCTGTTCTCCAAGGCTTTCGGAACTTTGGTATCTCTTAAACTGTCAGGTCAAGAGACGGTTGCACAGCCTCCAATGCCGTTGTTCTGGCGTGCGACCACCGATAATGACAAGGGTACTGCCATGGGCTTCGAGCTTGGGGCTTGGTATGCTGCAAGTCTGCTGCCTAGATGTGTGAACTGGAAAGCAGAACAAAACCCGGATCAATATCGGATCGAATTCACGTACAAACTTAATATTTCGGCAGATGTACAAGTGAAAGTCGCTTATACTGTGCGTGCAGATGGTAGTGTGCATGTGCATAATACGTATAAAGGAACGGCTGGTCTGCCAGATCTCCCGATTCATGCGCTTTCCTTCAAGACATCACCGGAGTTTGAAAATGTGGAATGGCTGGCGATGGGGCCGGAAGAAAACTATGTGGACCGCGCATTTGGCGCTCGTCTGGGTATCCATGACAGTAAGGTGGCGGATACCGTTGCTCCATATCTTGTACCGCAGGAGTCGGGTAACCGTACGGGTGTACGTTGGGCCAAATTGACCGACAACGCAGGACGTGGCTTCAAAATTGAATCAGCTGCAGCTCCAGTCGAGCTGAATGTATCCCCATATACGGCATTTGAGCTGGAGAATGCACAACATGCGTATGAGCTGCCTCCGGTGCATTATACGGTTGTAACGATAGCCGGCAAACAAATGGGCGTAGGTGGCGACGATAGCTGGGGCGCACCGGTTCATCCGGAGTACCGCATCGCCTCGGACGGCGAACTGCAATTTGAATTTGTCATTCGTGCGCTGCAATAA
- a CDS encoding carbohydrate ABC transporter permease gives MAKAKAKRIFTYVFLSIVAFVSIFPFFWMLVSSTNASVDVTKGRLLPGSAFLDNFSKLLDSTNLVQALGNSAIVSVISTILALLIGSLAGYGFEVYRTKSRDIVFNILLLSMMIPFAALMVPLYRMFATISGFAPFIGINTMAAVILPTITTAFLIFFFRQNTKMFPKEMLEAGRIDGLSEIGIFLKIYMPTMKTTYAAAAIITFMSSWNNYLWPLVVLQTPDQQTIPLLISNLGSSYSPDYGVIMTAIVIATLPTALVFFIMQKHFVAGMVGSVK, from the coding sequence ATGGCTAAAGCAAAAGCAAAACGTATATTCACATATGTCTTTCTGTCCATCGTTGCATTTGTGTCCATCTTCCCGTTCTTCTGGATGCTTGTCAGTTCAACCAATGCTTCTGTAGATGTCACCAAAGGCAGACTGCTTCCTGGATCGGCTTTCCTTGATAACTTCAGCAAATTGCTGGATTCGACCAATCTGGTACAGGCTCTTGGAAATTCTGCGATTGTTTCCGTTATTTCCACGATTCTTGCTCTGCTGATTGGTTCCCTGGCAGGTTATGGATTCGAAGTATACCGGACGAAATCACGTGATATCGTATTTAACATTCTGTTGCTGTCCATGATGATTCCGTTCGCAGCGCTCATGGTTCCTTTATACCGAATGTTTGCTACGATCTCTGGCTTTGCACCGTTTATTGGAATCAACACCATGGCTGCCGTTATTTTGCCAACGATTACGACAGCATTCCTGATCTTCTTCTTCCGTCAGAACACCAAAATGTTCCCGAAAGAGATGCTTGAAGCTGGCCGAATTGATGGTCTGAGCGAAATTGGCATCTTCCTGAAGATCTACATGCCAACGATGAAAACAACATATGCAGCAGCTGCGATCATCACATTCATGAGCAGCTGGAATAACTACCTGTGGCCGCTCGTGGTGCTGCAAACGCCAGACCAACAGACGATTCCGCTGTTAATCTCGAACCTCGGTTCCAGTTATTCACCGGATTATGGTGTCATCATGACCGCCATCGTCATCGCGACATTACCGACAGCCCTTGTATTCTTCATTATGCAAAAACACTTTGTCGCAGGTATGGTTGGTTCCGTCAAATAA
- a CDS encoding carbohydrate ABC transporter permease, whose product MNTGDSLQKKNNLTGWAFISLAVIGIVAFYFYPMLQALLLSFKSGVGANLEFTGLANYKRLFIDTTFRTAVSNTFLYLIIQVPVMIILGLFISVLLNDSTLRFRSFFRTAIFLPCVTSLVAYSVVFKYLFSSDGMVNQFLMNLHVIAEPIQWITDPFWAKITIIIAVTWRWTGYNMIFYLSSLQNIDQSIYEAARIDGANAFTQFFKITVPLLKPIILFTSITSTIGTLQIFDEIMNITKGGPGNATMSISQYIYNLSFKYSPDFGYAATVSYSIVLMIIVLSIIQFKVAGERNG is encoded by the coding sequence ATGAATACAGGAGACAGTCTCCAAAAGAAAAATAATTTGACTGGATGGGCTTTTATATCGCTCGCTGTTATCGGGATCGTTGCATTTTACTTCTATCCGATGCTGCAAGCGCTGCTCTTGTCGTTCAAGTCTGGTGTAGGAGCCAATCTTGAATTTACGGGCCTAGCTAACTATAAAAGATTATTTATTGATACAACGTTCCGTACTGCTGTATCCAATACATTTCTATACTTGATTATTCAAGTGCCTGTCATGATTATTCTCGGTTTGTTTATTTCCGTTTTATTGAATGACAGTACGTTGCGCTTCCGCAGCTTCTTCCGTACTGCCATCTTCCTGCCTTGTGTAACCTCATTGGTTGCGTACTCTGTCGTATTCAAATATCTGTTCTCTTCTGACGGAATGGTTAACCAATTCCTGATGAATCTACACGTGATTGCTGAACCGATTCAATGGATCACTGACCCGTTCTGGGCTAAAATTACGATTATAATCGCCGTTACTTGGCGTTGGACCGGATATAACATGATTTTCTATCTGTCATCTCTTCAGAACATTGATCAGTCAATCTATGAAGCTGCACGGATTGATGGCGCGAATGCATTCACGCAATTTTTCAAAATTACCGTTCCATTGCTTAAACCGATTATCCTGTTCACCTCCATTACATCGACGATCGGTACTTTGCAAATTTTCGATGAGATTATGAACATCACCAAAGGTGGTCCGGGTAATGCGACGATGTCCATCTCCCAGTACATCTATAACCTTTCGTTCAAATATTCACCGGACTTCGGATATGCGGCAACCGTTTCGTATTCCATCGTGCTGATGATTATCGTATTGTCCATTATCCAGTTCAAAGTGGCAGGTGAGAGAAATGGCTAA